One Actinoplanes missouriensis 431 DNA segment encodes these proteins:
- a CDS encoding VOC family protein yields MAPTFNAIGLATADMAASLSFYRRLGLTFPDGAEKEPHVEATVAGGIRLMWDTHDALRSFDPDHSPGPPGGGWAFLCADPAEVDACHDDLVAAGHRSVKQPWDAPWGQRYAQIADPDGNVVDLFAWTGSAD; encoded by the coding sequence ATGGCACCCACCTTCAACGCGATCGGCCTGGCCACGGCCGATATGGCCGCGTCTCTCTCCTTCTACCGCCGGCTCGGGCTGACCTTCCCGGACGGCGCGGAGAAGGAGCCGCACGTCGAGGCGACAGTCGCCGGCGGCATCCGTCTCATGTGGGACACGCACGACGCGCTGCGCTCCTTCGACCCGGACCACAGTCCGGGACCGCCCGGCGGCGGCTGGGCCTTCCTCTGCGCCGATCCGGCCGAGGTGGACGCCTGCCACGACGACCTGGTCGCGGCCGGTCACCGCTCGGTCAAACAGCCGTGGGACGCCCCGTGGGGGCAGCGTTACGCCCAGATCGCCGACCCGGACGGCAACGTGGTCGACCTCTTCGCCTGGACCGGGTCAGCGGACTAG